The Syntrophotalea acetylenivorans genome contains the following window.
TTGCCGAGGGCGCTCTGACTGCAGCTTTTGTTCCGACCTTTTCCACGGTCTATCACAAACAAGGGGCTGACGAAGCACGGAAAGTTGCCGATATATGCTGGACTTTGCTTTTGTTGGTCATGCTGGGAGTGACCCTTCTTGGCATATGGGCATCCCCTGTTATTGTGCGTGCTATTGGAGCTGGCTATGGCGCTGTGGCCGGCAAGTTGGTTCTGACCGACTTTCTAAATCGGTTGATGTTCCCTTATATCTTTTTTGTAAGTTTACTGGCCTTGGTCACCGGTATACTCAACGTCCTCGGCCACTACTTCTTTCCTTCTTTTTCTACTGTTCTCTTAAACGTAAGCATGATCGTCTGTGCTGTTCTGCTGGCTCCGCTTTTTCCTGTACAGCCGATTGTTGCACTGGCCATCGGAGTTTTGATCGGTGGGTTTTTGCAGTTGGCACTTCAGTTTCCTGTCTTGCGTCGTAAGGGGATACGTCTTCGCTTTAATTTTAATTTTTCCCATCCGTCTGTTAAAAGGATAGCTCAGTTGATGCTTCCTGGTCTGGCGGGCGTGGCTATATATCAGATCAATGTGGTTGTTTCCCGTTTGCTGGCATCTTATTTGCCCGAGGGAAGTGTTTCTTATCTTTATTATGGCCAGCGTCTCTTTGAACTCCCTCAGGGAATCTTTGTCGTCTCTTTAGCGCAGGCGGTTCTGCCAGCCATGAGCCGGCAGGCGGCAGGAGGCGATCACGATGGGCTCAAGGAGTCACTGCGTTTTTCGTTAGTGTTGATCAGCATAGTCACTTTGCCGGCTGCTGCAGGCCTTATCGTTTGTGCCGTCCCTGTCTACAGCCTGTTTTTCATGCGGGGGGCCTTTAGTTACCAAGATGTCTCTCAGACTGCATTGGCTCTGGGCGCTTATGCTCCTGGATTATTATTCGTCGGTGTCAGTCGAATTCTGGTCCCGACCTTTTATGCTCTGCAGGATACCAGAACGCCGGTTTGGGTTTCATTTTGGACCTTCCTCGTTAACGCCATCCTTGGGCTCATACTGATGGGCCCCTTACGCCATGTCGGACTTGCTCTCGCCCTCAGCCTGTCTTCGGTCTGTAATTGTTTGTTGCTGGTTTGGTTGTTGCGGGGAAAGATCGGTTCATTGGGGCTCTTCGCTGTCAGCAGTTCATTGTTGCGGGCATTCCCGGCTACTTTGTTCATGGCCGGCTGTACTTGGTTGATATTGCAGACGGTAGATTGGCAAATGCCAGGACTGTCATTGGGGAAAATGTTGGTTCTTGGCTGTGCCGTTGCAGTCGGTATTGCAATCTATTGTGGCGCTTGTCTAGTGTGCGGTGTCACAGAAATCCGCGATGGTCTGCAACTGGTCTGGCGCAAGCTTGGACTTGCGGGCAAGGCTTAAAAAGCTGTCCTTTGTTCATCGTTTAAGCCGTGAATGTTGCAAACGTGTTAAGGGAGGGGACGGTAATCCTCTATAGATCAAATCATCCCTTTTCTATTGGGCCTCTCTCATTCTGTCCGGTTGTAGATGAGTACGGTAAAAAATAGTGGCTATCTACTAAAAGGTCTTGACATGACTGGGGTTACTTTGATAGAAATTGCCACGTTGTTGGGACGTAGGCACGTAGCTCAGTGGGAGAGCACTACCTTGACACGGTAGGGGTCGGCGGTTCAATCCCGCCCGTGCCTACCAGCACCTACAAAACGACGACTCGCACCGATCGAGGCATCTCCGGATGCCTCTTTTCATTCGTGGAGAATACTATCGTTATGCTGCGTGTAGAATTGCCGGACGGTTCGGTAAAAGAAGTTCCCGCTGGGAGCACCGTGAAGGATGTTGCTGAAGGAATCGGCGCCGGATTGGCAAGGCAGGCGATTGCAGGAAAGATCAACGGTCAGTTGACCGATTTGGCTTCTATGGTCGAAGATGGATGTCAGGTCGAAATTATCACCCTCAAAAGCCCTGAGGGCCTTCAAATCTATCGTCATACCGCCGCCCACCTAATGGCTCATGCAGTAAAAGACCTGTTTGGAAAGGACGTTCAGGTCACCATCGGTCCCTCTATAGAAAACGGCTTTTACTACGATTTTTACACTGAAACCCATACTTTTTCGCCGGACGACTTTGAGCGCATTGAAAAGAAAATGCAGGAATTGGCGAAGACTGATCAGCCTATAACGCGGGAAGAAATCAGTCGCGATAGCGCGATCGAGTTGTTTCGTGGCATGGGCGAAGAATATAAGGTGCAACTTATAGAGGATTTGGCCGACCCGGTTGTGTCTCTGTATCGACAGGGCGACTTTGTTGACCTCTGCCGCGGCCCACATTTGCCCAGAACCGGCCTTATCAAGGCCTTTAAGTTGACGAGTGTGGCTGGCGCCTACTGGCGTGGTGATGAAAAGAACGCCATGTTGCAGCGTATCTATGCCACTGCCTTTCCCGATAAAAAACAACTCCGGACTTACCTTGCCAAGGTCGAAGAAGCGCGTAAGCGTGATCATCGGAAAATTGGCAAGGAGCTTGATCTCTTCTCCTTTAGCGAAGAGGCGGGTGCCGGGTTGGTACTTTGGCATCCTAAAGGCGCGTTGCTGCGCACCTTGCTAGAGGATTTTGAACGTACTCAGCATCTTAGGCGGGGGTACGATCTTGTTCTCGGTCCGCAGATTCTCAAGACCGATTTGTGGCAGACCTCCGGCCATTATGAGAACTACCGCGAAAATATGTATTTTACCGAGGTAGACGAACAGGGCTATGGTCTCAAGCCGATGAATTGTCTGTCTCATATGTTGATTTATAAATCGCATATGCGTTCTTACCGCGATTTGCCAATACGCTACTTTGAGCTCGGCACTGTACATCGTCACGAAAAATCGGGGGTTCTTCACGGCTTGCTCCGAGTGAGGGGTTTTACCCAGGACGATGCTCATATCCTCTGTACCCCGGACCAGCTCGATAGCGAAATCAAAGGTGTTCTGCAATTCGTTCAGGACGTGATGGAGATTTTTGGCTTCGAGTATGAAGTTGAAATATCGACACGCCCGGAAAAGTCGATCGGTAGCGATCAGGACTGGGAGTTGGCTACAAACGCTCTGATGGGTGCTCTCAAAGATTCCGGTCTTGAGTTTGAAATAAATGCCGGTGATGGAGCTTTTTACGGACCTAAGATCGATATCAAACTGAAGGACGCTCTTGACAGGAAGTGGCAGTGTGCTACAATCCAGTGCGATTTTACGCTGCCAGAGCGGTTTGACCTGAGCTATATTGGTGCCGACGGTGAAAAACATCGGCCAGTCATGTTGCATCGAGTCATTCTTGGTGCCATCGAGCGTTTCATCGGAGTGCTGATCGAGCATTACGCTGGAAACTTTCCTCTGTGGATTTCCCCTGTCCAGGCAGTGATTGTAAATGTTACCGATAATCAGG
Protein-coding sequences here:
- the murJ gene encoding murein biosynthesis integral membrane protein MurJ, with product MSEKKQISTATAVMGAATGLSRIAGLVRDMVVASLFGAGFGTDAFFMAFTIPNLLRRFFAEGALTAAFVPTFSTVYHKQGADEARKVADICWTLLLLVMLGVTLLGIWASPVIVRAIGAGYGAVAGKLVLTDFLNRLMFPYIFFVSLLALVTGILNVLGHYFFPSFSTVLLNVSMIVCAVLLAPLFPVQPIVALAIGVLIGGFLQLALQFPVLRRKGIRLRFNFNFSHPSVKRIAQLMLPGLAGVAIYQINVVVSRLLASYLPEGSVSYLYYGQRLFELPQGIFVVSLAQAVLPAMSRQAAGGDHDGLKESLRFSLVLISIVTLPAAAGLIVCAVPVYSLFFMRGAFSYQDVSQTALALGAYAPGLLFVGVSRILVPTFYALQDTRTPVWVSFWTFLVNAILGLILMGPLRHVGLALALSLSSVCNCLLLVWLLRGKIGSLGLFAVSSSLLRAFPATLFMAGCTWLILQTVDWQMPGLSLGKMLVLGCAVAVGIAIYCGACLVCGVTEIRDGLQLVWRKLGLAGKA
- the thrS gene encoding threonine--tRNA ligase, coding for MLRVELPDGSVKEVPAGSTVKDVAEGIGAGLARQAIAGKINGQLTDLASMVEDGCQVEIITLKSPEGLQIYRHTAAHLMAHAVKDLFGKDVQVTIGPSIENGFYYDFYTETHTFSPDDFERIEKKMQELAKTDQPITREEISRDSAIELFRGMGEEYKVQLIEDLADPVVSLYRQGDFVDLCRGPHLPRTGLIKAFKLTSVAGAYWRGDEKNAMLQRIYATAFPDKKQLRTYLAKVEEARKRDHRKIGKELDLFSFSEEAGAGLVLWHPKGALLRTLLEDFERTQHLRRGYDLVLGPQILKTDLWQTSGHYENYRENMYFTEVDEQGYGLKPMNCLSHMLIYKSHMRSYRDLPIRYFELGTVHRHEKSGVLHGLLRVRGFTQDDAHILCTPDQLDSEIKGVLQFVQDVMEIFGFEYEVEISTRPEKSIGSDQDWELATNALMGALKDSGLEFEINAGDGAFYGPKIDIKLKDALDRKWQCATIQCDFTLPERFDLSYIGADGEKHRPVMLHRVILGAIERFIGVLIEHYAGNFPLWISPVQAVIVNVTDNQAEYADQVWRELRNAGVRVEKDLRNEKLGFKIREAQMAKIPYMLVVGDSEMESGTVAPRYRTGKSLDAMSVADFVQHVQDECSQYN